One Pirellulales bacterium DNA window includes the following coding sequences:
- a CDS encoding DUF1802 family protein yields MDAVNRIAFKEWAVVCRALADGAQSIILRKGGIDEGSEGFRVRHREFWLFPTQFHQRSEQLVPEAGPLLERVRAEGPPAGTIAIGQYVVVDDVCEINDESLLGRLAGFHIWSRETIVQRFQYRQPGLFLLLARVYRVPQPFLLSDTPYFAGCRSWIELPEALPTTGAIPVLSDEQFAGVRERVREALAGG; encoded by the coding sequence ATGGACGCCGTCAACCGGATCGCCTTCAAGGAATGGGCCGTGGTGTGCCGCGCGCTGGCGGACGGCGCGCAGTCGATCATCTTGCGCAAGGGTGGGATCGACGAGGGGAGCGAGGGATTTCGCGTACGCCATCGCGAGTTCTGGCTATTTCCGACGCAATTCCATCAGCGGTCGGAGCAATTGGTTCCGGAGGCCGGGCCGCTGCTCGAGCGCGTGAGGGCCGAGGGGCCGCCAGCCGGGACCATTGCGATCGGCCAATACGTCGTCGTCGATGATGTCTGCGAGATCAACGACGAATCGCTCTTGGGTCGTTTGGCGGGCTTTCACATTTGGTCGCGGGAGACGATCGTCCAGCGGTTTCAATATCGCCAGCCCGGATTGTTCTTGTTACTCGCACGGGTTTACCGAGTGCCGCAGCCATTTCTCCTGAGCGACACTCCGTATTTCGCCGGCTGCCGCAGTTGGATCGAACTGCCGGAAGCACTTCCGACCACCGGCGCGATCCCCGTCTTGAGCGACGAGCAATTCGCAGGCGTGCGCGAACGGGTTCGCGAAGCGCTCGCTGGCGGTTGA
- a CDS encoding organic hydroperoxide resistance protein, with the protein MDKIKPLFTATATALGGRNGHTESSDGIVKADLSVPKEMGGPGKPGAATPEHLFAAGYAACFGGAIDFVAKQQKKDGSKVKVTCSVSIGPREGGGFGLAAKLHVEDKGLPQAELAALAKEAHEKICPYSHATRGNVPVEVEVVGA; encoded by the coding sequence ATGGACAAGATCAAGCCGCTCTTCACCGCCACCGCGACCGCCCTCGGTGGCCGCAACGGACATACTGAATCCAGCGACGGCATCGTAAAAGCCGACCTCTCCGTTCCCAAGGAAATGGGTGGCCCCGGCAAGCCCGGCGCTGCTACGCCCGAGCACCTATTCGCCGCGGGCTACGCGGCCTGCTTCGGCGGCGCGATCGACTTCGTCGCGAAGCAGCAAAAGAAGGATGGCTCCAAGGTAAAGGTCACCTGCTCCGTCTCGATCGGCCCGCGCGAAGGGGGTGGCTTCGGGCTGGCCGCCAAGCTGCACGTCGAGGACAAGGGCCTGCCGCAGGCCGAACTCGCGGCGCTGGCCAAGGAGGCGCACGAGAAGATTTGCCCCTATTCGCACGCCACGCGAGGCAACGTACCCGTCGAGGTGGAAGTCGTCGGCGCGTAA
- a CDS encoding DUF1559 domain-containing protein, with translation MEPELENQVMRGNRLFSAPARALRRGFTLVELLVVIAIIGILIALLLPAIQAARETARRLQCSNNLKQLGLAAQNHLSNFKFFPSGGWGWNWIADPNRGFGRRQPGAWNFSLLPWIEHKDVWAAGKGIDFNTNQQGFKNAVWVQQTSHLAEFYCPTRARGGDLYPMTVGWPHNGGPPSPAPNPNPNPLNLVHRSDYAASCGDSALSDSNNTLNQFDGPPSYAAGDGGGSQTGISPQTWGSAGAWPASGVYTGVTCCRSQVRVPDIKDGLSKTLLYGEKNIPTNHYTDGQDGGDNECMTAGFDNDNIRVADSDYPPWQDTDSNARNAPAAPDVRFGSAHSGTFNVVFCDASVHSIDYEIDLKVFANLANKADGQSVASNQIH, from the coding sequence ATGGAACCCGAGTTGGAGAACCAGGTGATGCGCGGCAATCGTTTATTTTCGGCGCCGGCGCGCGCCTTGCGTCGCGGCTTCACGCTGGTGGAATTACTGGTGGTCATCGCCATCATCGGAATCTTGATCGCCCTGTTGTTGCCGGCGATCCAAGCGGCCAGGGAAACGGCGCGCCGGCTGCAATGCTCGAACAATCTCAAGCAATTGGGGCTGGCAGCTCAGAACCACCTGTCGAACTTCAAATTCTTTCCCTCCGGCGGCTGGGGTTGGAATTGGATCGCCGATCCCAATCGCGGCTTTGGCCGGAGGCAGCCAGGCGCCTGGAACTTCAGCCTGCTGCCGTGGATCGAGCATAAAGATGTGTGGGCGGCTGGCAAGGGAATCGACTTCAACACCAATCAGCAAGGCTTCAAGAACGCGGTTTGGGTCCAACAGACCTCGCATCTGGCGGAATTCTATTGCCCGACTCGCGCACGTGGCGGCGACCTGTATCCGATGACCGTTGGTTGGCCTCACAATGGTGGGCCTCCCAGCCCTGCGCCGAATCCTAACCCGAATCCGCTCAATCTCGTCCATCGCAGTGACTACGCTGCGAGTTGCGGCGATAGCGCGCTAAGCGACAGCAACAACACGCTGAACCAATTCGACGGACCACCGTCCTATGCTGCCGGCGACGGCGGTGGCAGTCAAACCGGAATCTCCCCACAAACGTGGGGCAGCGCCGGTGCCTGGCCGGCAAGCGGCGTTTATACGGGCGTGACGTGCTGCCGCAGCCAGGTCAGAGTTCCCGACATCAAGGACGGCCTCAGCAAGACCCTGTTGTACGGCGAAAAGAATATTCCGACCAACCATTACACGGATGGTCAAGATGGGGGCGACAACGAGTGCATGACGGCCGGTTTCGACAACGACAACATTCGTGTCGCCGATTCCGATTATCCGCCGTGGCAAGACACCGATTCGAACGCTCGCAACGCGCCGGCTGCCCCGGATGTGCGCTTCGGGTCCGCGCACTCGGGGACGTTCAACGTCGTCTTCTGCGACGCCTCCGTCCACTCGATCGATTATGAAATCGATCTCAAGGTTTTCGCTAATCTCGCGAACAAAGCCGACGGCCAATCGGTCGCTTCCAATCAGATTCACTGA
- a CDS encoding alpha-L-fucosidase, whose translation MLIVGRFFRVLGFGALVLPLMIGVAPQRQAGGQTPADAENSESVGKGSPRDVAAANEAIHGWWTEALKGRDQRLQWWREARFGCFIHWGVYAGPAGEWEGKNAGGYAEHLMRHARIPLAEYKEKVVSVFDPEQFSAEEWVRLIKGAGMKYAIITAKHHDGFAMWPSDVNKYNLRDATKFSRDPMRELSDECRRNGIRFGFYYSHAFDWEDPNAPGNDWDYQNPGGDKGLFGGKNWFDEHPEILERVRKYVDGKAIPELQELIAKYHPDIFWFDTPAKLPFSEQLRIVQAVRKGSPDVVINGRAARGVGRNFGDYLDTSDRPAELRPTAGDWECIPTTNESYGYHKLDHSHKPVGYFIHLLAKAAAKGGNVLLNIGPMGNGQIAPEDQAILRGIGAWMAVNGDSIYSTERTPLERQAWGEATRKGSALYLHVFDWPTDGRLVVGGLQSDVASAYLLSDRRKAALKSERFGDYDTVVLVPSKAPDTSDSVIVLQISREMKTHPGRLLAAEHENRLLGFDAEAHGKGFKYGDGKAAAYFVAGFKGPSDSLGWKVRLNEPATFDASVKYGTTSAQETGSYLVRFGQQSLEGQVQPTRGAKDIQTIKLGQIKLPAGEEEILLQPTRIDGGDLMQFFELILTPAVS comes from the coding sequence ATGTTGATCGTGGGACGATTCTTCCGCGTACTCGGCTTTGGGGCGTTGGTTCTTCCGCTGATGATCGGGGTCGCGCCGCAGCGCCAAGCGGGCGGTCAAACTCCCGCGGACGCTGAGAACTCCGAATCAGTTGGCAAGGGGAGCCCGCGCGATGTTGCCGCCGCCAACGAGGCGATTCACGGCTGGTGGACCGAGGCACTGAAGGGCCGCGACCAGCGCCTGCAATGGTGGCGCGAGGCGCGATTCGGCTGCTTCATTCATTGGGGCGTCTACGCCGGGCCAGCCGGCGAGTGGGAAGGGAAAAACGCCGGCGGCTACGCCGAGCACCTCATGCGACACGCCCGCATCCCGCTGGCCGAGTACAAGGAGAAGGTCGTCTCCGTCTTTGATCCCGAGCAGTTTAGCGCCGAGGAGTGGGTGCGATTGATCAAAGGGGCGGGGATGAAATACGCGATCATCACGGCGAAGCATCACGACGGCTTCGCGATGTGGCCCTCCGACGTGAACAAGTACAACCTCCGCGACGCGACCAAATTCAGCCGCGATCCGATGCGCGAACTGAGCGACGAGTGCCGCCGCAACGGCATCCGTTTCGGCTTTTATTACTCGCATGCTTTCGACTGGGAGGATCCGAACGCGCCCGGCAACGATTGGGACTATCAGAACCCCGGCGGCGACAAAGGGCTGTTCGGCGGCAAGAACTGGTTCGACGAGCATCCCGAAATCTTGGAGCGAGTGCGCAAGTACGTCGACGGCAAGGCCATTCCGGAACTCCAAGAGCTGATCGCCAAGTATCATCCAGACATCTTTTGGTTTGACACGCCGGCGAAGTTGCCTTTCTCCGAGCAGCTTCGGATTGTCCAGGCTGTGCGCAAGGGCAGCCCGGATGTCGTGATCAACGGCCGTGCTGCCCGCGGCGTGGGTCGCAATTTTGGCGACTACCTCGACACGTCCGATCGTCCCGCCGAGCTGCGGCCCACCGCCGGCGACTGGGAGTGCATCCCGACCACGAACGAATCGTACGGCTATCACAAGCTCGACCACAGCCACAAGCCGGTGGGGTACTTCATCCACTTGCTCGCGAAGGCGGCGGCCAAAGGGGGCAATGTGCTCTTGAACATCGGCCCGATGGGCAACGGCCAGATCGCTCCCGAGGATCAAGCCATCCTCCGCGGCATCGGCGCCTGGATGGCCGTCAATGGCGATAGCATTTACTCCACCGAGCGAACTCCGCTGGAGCGGCAAGCCTGGGGCGAAGCGACTCGCAAGGGGAGCGCGCTCTATCTGCACGTCTTCGATTGGCCGACGGACGGACGATTGGTCGTCGGCGGGCTGCAAAGCGACGTGGCTTCGGCCTATCTCCTCTCCGATCGGCGGAAGGCTGCGCTCAAGTCCGAGCGCTTCGGCGACTATGACACGGTCGTCCTCGTTCCGTCGAAGGCGCCTGACACCAGCGACAGCGTGATCGTCTTGCAGATCTCAAGAGAGATGAAGACTCACCCCGGCCGACTGTTGGCCGCGGAGCACGAGAATCGGCTGCTGGGGTTTGATGCCGAGGCGCACGGCAAAGGATTCAAATACGGCGACGGAAAGGCGGCGGCATACTTCGTTGCCGGCTTCAAAGGCCCGAGCGATTCGCTCGGCTGGAAGGTCCGGCTGAACGAGCCGGCGACGTTCGACGCCTCCGTGAAGTACGGCACCACGTCGGCTCAAGAGACGGGCAGCTATCTGGTGAGATTCGGACAGCAATCACTCGAAGGCCAGGTGCAGCCGACGCGCGGCGCGAAAGACATTCAGACCATCAAGCTGGGACAGATCAAATTGCCCGCCGGTGAAGAAGAGATTCTCCTCCAACCAACGCGGATCGACGGCGGAGATTTGATGCAGTTCTTCGAATTGATCCTCACGCCCGCAGTCTCTTGA